The following DNA comes from Candidatus Polarisedimenticolia bacterium.
AGCAGCGCGATGTTGCGGGCGCGCTTGATGGCCTGCATCAGCTCGCGCTGGTGCTTGGCGCAGGTTCCCGAGATGCGGCGGGGGAAGATCTTGCCGCGCTCGGGCGTGAAGCCCTGCAGCAGCCGGACGTCCTTGTAGTCGATGTAGGGAATCTTCTCTTCGCAGAACTTGCAGAACTTCTTCTTGCGGAAGAGGAACTTCTTGCGGAACTGCTTTTTTTTCGTTCGGTCCCTTTCCCTGGGATCCATCTGCCTGCCTTCCTCCGGCCCGCGGGGGCTCTATTCAGTTTCGCCGGGAGCCGTGGGCACCTCGGCGGCCGGCGCGGCGGCCGGCTCCGCGGGAGCCTCGGGGATGTCGTGGTCCAGGCGCACGGTGAGATATTTGATGATGCGAT
Coding sequences within:
- the rpsR gene encoding 30S ribosomal protein S18, yielding MDPRERDRTKKKQFRKKFLFRKKKFCKFCEEKIPYIDYKDVRLLQGFTPERGKIFPRRISGTCAKHQRELMQAIKRARNIALLPFTAD